Sequence from the Chloroflexaceae bacterium genome:
GGCCTATTTCAGCTCCCGCCGGGAGGAGTAATGCGATTTCGGATTGGGGATTTGGGATCTTGGATTGCCGTCTATGGTGTCTCAGTTGAAGCTTGAGGCTCCTTCTCTTCTAAGCTCTTAGGCCCCCACCCCGACCCTCCCCCGCCGGGGGAGGGAGTCCGGCGCCTCCCCCCAGCGGGGGGAGGTTAGGAGGGGGGCCGGGCCGCGAGTAGCACCTGATGTGTTCGAGCCAGACCGGAGTATTCGGTATGATGGACGTCCCGATCACGCGCTTCGTCGCGCTGCTGAAACGCCACGGCATCGCCGTTTCGCCCGCCGAGGCGATAGACGCCCTCCAGGGGCTGGCCCTGGCGGGGATTGACGACCGCGAGACGGTGCGCGTGGTGCTGCGCAGCACGCTGGTGAAGCAGTGCCAGGCCATCGCCGAATTCGACCGGTTGTTCGACCTGTACTTCAGCCTGCCGGCCCCCGCTGAGGACGGCTCGCCGGAGGAGCGGTCCGGCGCCGGCTCCACGCTCCTGCCCGACGCGGGCGGCGCAACCGTTCCCACGCCGGAGGGGGCGCGGGCGGAGCTTGCTCCGGTCGAGATGGAGACGGATCGCACCACTCGCGCCCCGGTGACGCCAGAGTACAAAGGGGTGGATCTCTCGCTCTTCGGGCAGCATCTGCTCCTCCAGCAGCGCAAAGACGCCGGCCAGAACGGCTACAAGCCGACCTTCCACGTCAACGCCCGGCACAACCCCGGTATGCCCGCCGGAGGAGAACTGAGCACGGGCGACCCCGGCGAGGAGATCGATCTCGGCGGCGCAGTGGAGGCCCTGCTCGCCGACCTGCGCGCGCTCGAAGTGGACGAGGCCCTGCTGGAGCAACTGGAGGCCCGGCTTGCCGGGGGCCTCACCCGGCTGCCAGAGTTGCTGCGGCGCTACCGCGTTCGCGACGCCGCCCTGCATCGCGCCCGCGACCCCGCCGCGGCTCCGCCCCGCGCCACGCGGCGCACTTACCGCTTCAACGACCACGAGCGCCGCCAGATGGACGAGATCATCCGCCGCCTGGGCCGGCAGATGCGCGGCGCGCTCTCCTACCGCAAAACCGCCAACCGGCGCGGGCGGATCAACGTTTCGCGCACCATTCGCGGCAATCTGAAGTACGACGGGGTGCCCTTCTTCCCCGTGCTCTCCAACCAGCGCGAGGAGCGCCCGCGCCTGACGGTGATCTGCGACGTCAGCCTGTCGGTGCGCACCACGGCGCGCTTTATGCTCCACCTGGTCTACAGCCTGCAATCGCTCTTCAGCCGGGTGCGCAGCTTTGTCTTTGTGAGTGATCTGGCCGAAATCAGCGCCGAGATCGAACGCTCCAGCCTCGAGGAGACGATCGATCGCGTCTTCAGTGGCGAGATTATCAATACCGAAGAGAACAGCAATTACGGCCGGGCGCTGGAGATCTTTTACGAGCGCTACCGCTCGGCGGCCACCAGCCGCACCACGCTGATCATCCTGGGGGATGGGCGCGGCAATCGCAACCCGCCCAATGCCTGGATCCTGGAAGAGTTGCGCCGGCGCTGCAAACAGGTGATCTGGCTGACCCCCGAGTCGCGCGGGAGCTGGCACATCGGCGCGTCGGACATGCCCACGTATGCGCCGATCTGCCACAAGGTCGAAGTGGTGCGCAACCTCGACCAGTTGGGGCGCGTGGCCGAGAGCCTGGTGCGTAGCTCGTTTGCCAACCGGAGATAGCCATGATCCCCCTGGTCCTGTCACCCTGGCGCCACGCCGCCCTCACCGCCTGCCTGGCCAGGAACCTTCCTGCCACGGCCGGCAGCCAGCATTTTACAGTGTACCGCCTGGAACCGGCCCCCCATACCCCGGCCGCCGGCCCGGAACTGGTAGTGGTGCATACCTTCCGCCCTGAGCAGATTGACAACAACCTCGGCTTCTATGTGGCTAACGAACTGCTGCCCCTGCTGAGCGTCGCCCGCGGGCGCCTGCCGGAGCCATCGTCCGCCGATGACCCCTTCGTCCACGACCAGCAGACGCTCTTTGAGCAATGCGTCGGGGCCATTGTGCGCTCGATGGACGGCGACGAGCGCCGCGCCTGGCATCGGTTTTATGTCAACTCCCTGGCCGCCCTGGAACGGGCCATGCAGAGCGACCAGCCCGCCGCTGATTTTATCGGCCCCTTCGCGGTGATCTACCGCAGGTTGATGGACCTGGCCCGTGGAGCGAGCCTGCTCGACGCCGGGACCTGTTTCGGCTTCCTGCCCCTGCTCATGGCAAGCCGGGGCGGTCCGCCGGACACCATTGTCGGCTGCGACCTCGACGCCGCCCTGGTCGGCTTCGCCAACGCCTATGCCCGGCGCGCCGGGCTGGCCAACGTCCGCTTCGCTGTCGCCGATCTGCTCGGCGACGACCTGGCGCGCCTGGGGTGCTTCGACACGGTGACCTGCGTGCACGTGCTGGAACACCTGACGCCAGCGCAAACCCTGACTGCCCTGCGCGCCCTCTGGCAGCTTACCGCGCGGCGCCTGATCGTGACCGTGCCCCTCGAAGAGCAGCCCGATCCGCGCTTCGGCCACCGCCAGACCTTCACCACCGAACGCCTGGCGATCCTGGGCCGCGAACTTGGGGGCCGCTTCCAGACCTTTGAATTGCATGGCTGCTGGCTGGTGGCAGACCGGTGAAAGGATCACTATGAGCTATGAAATCTTCCGCCAGGGCCTGGATGCACCGATCTGTCTCACCTGGGAACTGACCTACGGCTGCAACCTGCGCTGCGTCCATTGCCTATCGTCGTCGGGCCGGCCCCATGCGGGGGAGCTGAGCACCGCCGAGGCGCGCGCCCTGATTGACGAGTGGGCGGCAATGAAGGTGTTTTATGTCAATGTGGGCGGCGGCGAGCCGATGAGCCGG
This genomic interval carries:
- a CDS encoding VWA domain-containing protein; translated protein: MMDVPITRFVALLKRHGIAVSPAEAIDALQGLALAGIDDRETVRVVLRSTLVKQCQAIAEFDRLFDLYFSLPAPAEDGSPEERSGAGSTLLPDAGGATVPTPEGARAELAPVEMETDRTTRAPVTPEYKGVDLSLFGQHLLLQQRKDAGQNGYKPTFHVNARHNPGMPAGGELSTGDPGEEIDLGGAVEALLADLRALEVDEALLEQLEARLAGGLTRLPELLRRYRVRDAALHRARDPAAAPPRATRRTYRFNDHERRQMDEIIRRLGRQMRGALSYRKTANRRGRINVSRTIRGNLKYDGVPFFPVLSNQREERPRLTVICDVSLSVRTTARFMLHLVYSLQSLFSRVRSFVFVSDLAEISAEIERSSLEETIDRVFSGEIINTEENSNYGRALEIFYERYRSAATSRTTLIILGDGRGNRNPPNAWILEELRRRCKQVIWLTPESRGSWHIGASDMPTYAPICHKVEVVRNLDQLGRVAESLVRSSFANRR
- a CDS encoding class I SAM-dependent methyltransferase, which produces MIPLVLSPWRHAALTACLARNLPATAGSQHFTVYRLEPAPHTPAAGPELVVVHTFRPEQIDNNLGFYVANELLPLLSVARGRLPEPSSADDPFVHDQQTLFEQCVGAIVRSMDGDERRAWHRFYVNSLAALERAMQSDQPAADFIGPFAVIYRRLMDLARGASLLDAGTCFGFLPLLMASRGGPPDTIVGCDLDAALVGFANAYARRAGLANVRFAVADLLGDDLARLGCFDTVTCVHVLEHLTPAQTLTALRALWQLTARRLIVTVPLEEQPDPRFGHRQTFTTERLAILGRELGGRFQTFELHGCWLVADR